From one Bacteroides eggerthii genomic stretch:
- a CDS encoding DUF4876 domain-containing protein, whose translation MKKYLIYLFALASTLLIGCDSFRDMSGAAEVNPITVDVYLDITVENISTLKDLTVKFDNYDEDLHYVKEVTDNSVKVDGIIPGIYSVTVSGTAIDTENSEYYINGNSVNAALFKHGSALNIEVQGLKVSPLIFKEIYYCGSRPEKGGVYFRDQFYEIYNNSADVLYLDGIYFANLTPGTATTKLPIWPEADGNNYAYGERVWKFPGNGTEYPLAPGESCIISQFAANHQLDIYNPQSPIDGSSSEFEFNMNNPNFPDQAAYDMQHVFYQGKAEMGSIPQYLTSVFGGAYAIFRVPEGETWDPVNDENMKTTDLSKPNSNVYYAKIPVKYVLDAVEAVDNESKMNAKRVPGVLDAGITWVGATYCGLGIARKLSTGEEGNPIIREETGTYIYQDTNNSTDDFERGVVPVMRRNGAKMPSWNHTLQ comes from the coding sequence ATGAAAAAATATTTAATATATTTGTTTGCATTGGCAAGTACCCTTTTGATAGGATGCGATTCCTTCAGGGACATGTCTGGCGCAGCAGAAGTGAATCCTATCACAGTTGATGTATATTTGGATATTACCGTTGAAAATATATCCACGCTGAAAGATCTGACTGTAAAGTTTGACAATTACGATGAAGATTTACATTATGTAAAAGAAGTAACTGATAATAGTGTGAAAGTAGACGGGATTATCCCCGGAATTTATTCAGTAACAGTATCCGGTACAGCTATTGATACAGAAAATAGCGAGTATTATATCAATGGTAACTCTGTAAATGCAGCATTATTTAAACATGGCAGCGCATTGAATATTGAAGTGCAAGGCCTTAAAGTGAGCCCTTTAATTTTCAAGGAGATTTATTATTGCGGTAGCCGTCCGGAAAAGGGGGGAGTCTATTTCCGCGACCAGTTCTATGAGATATACAATAACTCTGCTGACGTTTTGTATTTGGACGGTATTTATTTCGCAAATCTAACTCCAGGTACAGCTACTACTAAACTACCAATTTGGCCGGAAGCGGATGGTAATAATTATGCATATGGAGAACGTGTGTGGAAATTTCCAGGAAATGGAACCGAATATCCGTTAGCACCAGGTGAATCTTGCATTATTTCTCAATTTGCCGCTAATCATCAGTTGGACATCTATAACCCTCAAAGTCCTATCGACGGCAGTAGTTCTGAGTTTGAGTTTAATATGAATAATCCAAATTTCCCTGACCAGGCAGCTTATGATATGCAACATGTTTTCTATCAAGGAAAAGCAGAGATGGGAAGCATACCACAGTATTTGACATCCGTATTTGGAGGCGCTTATGCGATTTTTCGTGTTCCTGAAGGAGAAACTTGGGATCCGGTCAATGATGAAAATATGAAGACAACAGATCTAAGCAAACCGAACAGTAATGTTTATTATGCTAAAATACCTGTTAAATATGTATTGGATGCTGTTGAAGCAGTAGACAATGAGTCAAAGATGAATGCAAAACGTGTTCCCGGTGTACTTGATGCAGGTATTACTTGGGTAGGAGCTACTTACTGCGGTTTAGGTATTGCTCGTAAATTGTCCACAGGCGAAGAAGGTAATCCTATTATTCGCGAAGAAACAGGCACATACATATATCAGGATACAAACAACAGTACGGATGACTTTGAACGTGGCGTTGTTCCTGTAATGCGTCGTAATGGAGCAAAAATGCCTTCATGGAATCACACATTGCAATAA
- a CDS encoding patatin family protein, with translation MNTDKSGLVLEGGGLRGAFTIGVLDAFMEGNLFFPYAIGVSAGAINGLSYIARQPKRAFHCNILSLKEHAYVGIGHFLKGKGYIDLEWLIRTYPEQTFPLDFRTYSASRERFVMVTSNCLTGEAEYFEEKSDKDRVLDICEASGSLPVMCPVKHLDGIPMTDGGVCDSIPLLHTINEGYIDNVVILTRNKGYRKPQRDFNLPAFLLRKYPEIRRKLILRYKLYNEQLDYVEELESKGKVRVIRPQKRMNVTRTTTDIRKLERLYWEGLEEGRRFIEENRQGHQGWGDKSLL, from the coding sequence ATGAATACAGACAAATCCGGACTTGTTCTGGAAGGAGGTGGATTGCGGGGCGCATTCACCATAGGGGTACTTGACGCTTTTATGGAAGGCAACTTGTTTTTCCCATATGCGATAGGAGTGTCGGCAGGGGCAATCAATGGATTGTCCTATATTGCGCGCCAGCCGAAACGGGCTTTCCATTGCAATATCCTTTCGCTGAAAGAGCACGCTTATGTAGGAATCGGACACTTTCTAAAAGGAAAAGGATACATTGACCTGGAGTGGCTTATACGTACGTATCCCGAACAGACGTTTCCTCTTGATTTCAGGACATACAGTGCTTCCCGAGAGCGTTTTGTCATGGTCACGAGCAACTGCCTTACCGGAGAGGCCGAATATTTTGAGGAAAAAAGTGACAAGGACAGAGTTCTTGATATCTGCGAGGCTTCCGGCTCCCTTCCCGTCATGTGTCCCGTTAAACATTTAGATGGAATTCCCATGACAGACGGAGGCGTATGCGATTCCATCCCCTTACTTCATACAATAAATGAAGGATATATTGACAATGTGGTGATACTGACGCGAAACAAGGGATACCGGAAGCCGCAAAGGGACTTCAATCTTCCTGCATTCCTCCTACGAAAATACCCTGAGATACGCCGAAAGCTCATATTACGCTATAAGCTATACAATGAACAGCTTGACTATGTTGAAGAATTGGAGAGTAAAGGAAAAGTCCGGGTGATACGTCCTCAAAAACGGATGAATGTCACCCGTACAACGACAGACATAAGAAAGTTGGAGCGGCTCTATTGGGAAGGTCTTGAGGAGGGGAGACGGTTTATAGAGGAAAACCGGCAGGGACATCAAGGATGGGGTGACAAAAGCCTCCTTTAA
- a CDS encoding DUF4377 domain-containing protein yields the protein MKRTMYVGMLCLVLSVMQGCQSTKNTVMTGVVDNRQEEVLLTVASETRIGYGVGPMACLLVKHEPAEKWQYMYSEIKGFNYEPGYEYRLLVLRVEHENPPQDTSRYMFELIKVLSKEKKGSAGLP from the coding sequence ATGAAAAGAACAATGTACGTTGGAATGCTTTGTCTGGTACTGTCAGTAATGCAGGGGTGTCAAAGTACCAAAAATACAGTCATGACCGGGGTAGTGGATAACAGACAGGAAGAGGTCCTTCTTACGGTCGCGTCGGAAACACGCATCGGGTACGGGGTAGGTCCAATGGCCTGTCTGCTTGTCAAGCATGAGCCGGCAGAAAAATGGCAGTATATGTATTCGGAAATCAAGGGATTCAACTATGAACCCGGGTATGAATACAGATTGCTTGTGCTTCGGGTAGAGCATGAGAATCCTCCCCAAGACACTTCCAGATATATGTTTGAGCTGATAAAGGTGTTGTCAAAAGAAAAAAAAGGGTCTGCCGGTCTGCCATAA
- a CDS encoding DUF6965 family protein: MIGKESCRFDEESVRDIVRWALTAQLPQEIYIDSEHITDVCEYVKTSIREINLYYPNPLYNSAIIRLYRLKDFVEGIP; this comes from the coding sequence ATGATAGGAAAAGAAAGTTGCCGGTTTGACGAGGAGTCTGTAAGGGATATTGTCCGCTGGGCATTGACGGCACAACTTCCCCAAGAAATATATATTGATTCGGAGCATATAACGGATGTATGTGAATATGTAAAGACAAGTATCCGGGAAATAAACTTATATTATCCCAACCCTTTATACAATTCAGCCATCATCCGGTTATATAGGCTCAAGGATTTTGTGGAGGGTATCCCATAG
- a CDS encoding TonB-dependent receptor, with protein MLVVISLGVALPVRSQNNYKVKLTGTVYEYGHNNRRLPLEFAAVSIPEIALGTTSNENGRYTLENVPTGKIRMQIQYLGKVSIDTLINVSKDLVLNFTMRNEDFKLKEVTVTATNSRSGKSTSSHISRSAMDHMQATSLYDVMSLMPGGISQNQDMSSAQQINIRQVSSSSGPEAPMNAMGTAIIRDGAPISNNANLSAMNPTVLSGTETPASLAGGASPAGGTDVRSISTENIESIQIVRGIPSVEYGDLTSGAVIINTKAGREPLRIKAKANPNIYQVSMGTGFELGKKKGALNVSADYAYNTNNPISSYQHYQRATTKLLYSNTFFNNKLRTNSSFDFVYGKDQRERNPDDEQTKTASEGRDVGFTLNTNGTWNINKGWLKTLRYVLSGTYMDKDSYYETVYSSATSPYSMTTTNGAVLSNFAGQHIYDVNGNQITNFGPEDINHYAVYLPSSYLGHYEIDSREVNLFAKVTSSLFKASGHVNNRILIGADFRSDGNVGKGKTYDPSTPPYRSQYGHNSSFRPRNYKDIPFINQFGAYVEDNFKWSISGTHDLNIQAGVRYDHTSVVGGIFSPRVNASIDLIPNLLSLQGGYGIAAKMPSLLYLYPENAYFEYININELANENIPESQRLFMTTTEVRQVDNSDLKIAQNHKAEVGFNLRVGKTNLNVIAYKERLKDGYVMSQTFNTFNTFIYNEYQRTENGIELSSSLPVLSTYAKPTNNLNIETKGLEFDLNIGRIDAIRTAFQINGSWMRTKSWRQGYSFYDNSEDAASARKPVAIYSQDGNASYKQQFVTTLRATHNIPRIGFVVTMTAQAIWQQSNWNTFGNDSIPVGYLALEDASVNMFPEGQYTTTQQVKDAGYGYMLNNVSHNNAIKESYSPYFCFNLNVTKEISDMLRVSFFANNMFRSYPRRESKRNPGSYTQLNNRFFFGLELSLTL; from the coding sequence ATGCTTGTGGTTATTAGTTTAGGAGTAGCTCTCCCAGTTAGATCGCAAAACAATTACAAAGTAAAACTTACAGGCACTGTTTATGAGTACGGTCACAACAACAGGCGTTTGCCTTTAGAATTTGCTGCTGTGTCCATTCCTGAAATTGCATTGGGAACAACCTCTAATGAAAATGGTAGATACACGCTGGAAAATGTACCTACTGGTAAAATTCGTATGCAAATTCAATATTTGGGCAAAGTTTCTATTGACACCTTAATAAATGTAAGTAAGGACCTGGTTCTTAATTTTACAATGAGGAATGAGGATTTTAAGTTGAAAGAAGTAACAGTAACCGCAACCAACAGCCGTTCGGGCAAATCCACATCTTCTCACATTTCCCGCTCTGCTATGGATCATATGCAAGCGACCAGTTTATATGATGTAATGTCATTGATGCCAGGTGGAATTTCACAGAATCAGGATATGAGTTCGGCACAACAGATTAACATCCGTCAAGTTTCCAGTTCCAGTGGTCCGGAAGCTCCGATGAATGCTATGGGTACTGCAATAATTCGTGATGGTGCCCCCATCTCAAATAATGCTAATTTATCTGCGATGAACCCTACGGTATTAAGTGGTACGGAAACACCCGCTTCATTGGCCGGAGGTGCCTCGCCGGCTGGTGGAACCGATGTTCGCAGTATTTCTACAGAAAATATAGAGTCTATACAAATTGTTCGTGGTATCCCTTCTGTTGAATATGGTGATCTGACCTCAGGAGCAGTAATTATTAATACAAAAGCTGGTCGTGAGCCGCTACGTATCAAAGCAAAAGCCAATCCTAATATCTATCAGGTGTCTATGGGAACCGGTTTTGAACTTGGAAAAAAGAAAGGTGCTTTAAATGTAAGTGCAGATTATGCTTATAATACGAACAATCCCATATCCAGTTACCAGCACTATCAGCGTGCCACAACAAAGTTGCTCTATTCAAATACTTTCTTTAATAATAAGTTACGTACCAATTCCAGCTTTGATTTTGTTTATGGTAAGGATCAGCGTGAACGTAATCCTGATGACGAACAAACTAAAACAGCTTCGGAAGGTCGTGATGTAGGTTTTACTTTGAATACCAATGGTACATGGAATATAAATAAGGGCTGGTTAAAAACACTACGCTATGTATTGTCGGGTACGTATATGGATAAAGACAGTTATTATGAAACCGTATACAGTTCTGCCACATCTCCTTATTCCATGACCACTACAAACGGTGCGGTGCTTAGTAACTTTGCAGGTCAGCACATCTATGATGTCAATGGTAATCAAATTACTAATTTTGGACCGGAAGACATAAATCATTATGCTGTTTATCTGCCAAGCAGCTATTTGGGACACTATGAGATTGATAGTCGTGAAGTTAATTTGTTTGCTAAGGTAACGAGTTCTCTATTCAAGGCGAGCGGTCATGTAAACAACCGCATCTTGATTGGTGCGGATTTCCGGAGTGACGGTAACGTTGGTAAGGGAAAAACTTATGATCCAAGTACTCCTCCTTATCGTAGTCAATATGGTCATAATTCATCTTTCCGTCCACGTAACTATAAGGATATTCCTTTCATTAACCAATTTGGTGCATATGTGGAAGATAATTTTAAATGGTCTATAAGTGGTACGCATGATTTGAACATTCAGGCTGGTGTGCGTTATGATCATACCTCAGTAGTAGGGGGTATTTTCTCGCCACGTGTAAATGCATCCATTGATTTGATTCCGAATTTATTAAGTCTTCAGGGAGGTTACGGTATTGCTGCAAAGATGCCTTCTCTTCTCTATTTATATCCGGAAAATGCATATTTTGAATATATCAATATAAATGAGCTTGCCAATGAAAATATTCCGGAAAGCCAGCGTTTGTTCATGACCACCACAGAAGTTCGGCAAGTAGATAACTCAGATTTAAAGATTGCCCAAAATCATAAGGCGGAAGTCGGATTTAATTTACGAGTGGGTAAAACCAATCTGAATGTAATAGCTTATAAGGAGCGTCTGAAGGATGGTTATGTAATGAGCCAAACTTTCAATACCTTCAATACATTTATCTATAATGAATACCAGCGCACAGAAAACGGAATAGAACTTAGTAGTAGCTTACCGGTATTGTCTACTTATGCAAAACCAACTAATAATTTAAATATAGAAACCAAAGGTTTAGAATTTGATTTGAACATCGGACGTATTGATGCTATCCGTACGGCTTTCCAAATAAATGGTTCATGGATGCGTACTAAAAGTTGGCGTCAGGGTTATAGCTTCTATGACAATAGCGAAGATGCTGCTTCAGCCCGTAAACCGGTGGCCATTTATTCTCAAGATGGCAATGCAAGTTATAAACAGCAATTTGTAACGACTTTACGTGCCACTCACAATATCCCGCGTATCGGTTTTGTTGTTACGATGACAGCACAAGCTATTTGGCAGCAGTCTAATTGGAATACGTTTGGAAACGATTCTATACCTGTGGGCTATTTAGCATTGGAAGATGCGTCTGTAAATATGTTTCCCGAAGGGCAATATACCACTACCCAGCAAGTAAAAGATGCAGGATATGGATATATGTTGAATAATGTAAGTCATAATAATGCTATAAAAGAATCATATAGTCCTTATTTTTGTTTTAACTTGAATGTAACTAAAGAAATTAGCGATATGCTACGTGTTTCTTTCTTTGCCAACAATATGTTCAGAAGTTATCCGCGCAGAGAATCCAAACGTAATCCGGGTTCGTATACTCAATTGAATAACCGATTTTTCTTTGGGCTGGAATTATCACTCACTTTATAA
- a CDS encoding BT4734/BF3469 family protein, with translation MINKNISYYFNSSDSKSRIYYNFDHILELIASNPKLSKQTDMVRKQTTEKAYKEEKHKLPMIAPSGIFDYRNDDSTNLRQYSNLLVLDFDDFGSHEAAGEFKERLIQYTNPLHLYAVWFSPGNRGVKAAMIHDNTNPDHHYNLFWQVKQRLYPKTDEFDKSCHNLSRTFFLSYDPDVYVNPGKDTLVPYHFEYDPSIPEPAAKSYNHGGSGGCFIHTPEEIERNTGFQRLWKDKTLINYVDRKWRKEYPDSYEDGNRHKSILSRAKWLCLYGVLYDTALEYLIGTFGRHGISENDIESMAVNNYNANRESFGVSRMELYDKKERGIVYRNQMLRENTPFR, from the coding sequence ATGATAAACAAAAACATAAGCTACTACTTTAATTCAAGCGATTCAAAAAGCAGGATCTATTATAACTTCGACCATATCCTTGAACTTATAGCATCCAATCCCAAACTTTCCAAGCAGACAGACATGGTTAGAAAACAGACAACAGAGAAAGCCTACAAAGAAGAGAAACACAAACTCCCCATGATAGCCCCTTCCGGAATATTCGACTACAGAAACGATGACTCGACCAACCTGCGCCAGTATTCCAATCTTCTTGTGCTTGACTTTGATGATTTCGGGTCACATGAGGCGGCAGGAGAATTCAAGGAAAGACTCATTCAATATACCAATCCTCTCCATCTTTACGCAGTATGGTTCTCCCCGGGTAATAGAGGTGTGAAGGCGGCTATGATCCATGACAACACCAACCCGGACCATCATTACAATCTTTTTTGGCAGGTGAAGCAAAGGTTATATCCAAAGACTGATGAATTCGATAAGAGTTGTCATAATCTAAGCCGCACGTTCTTCCTGAGTTATGATCCTGATGTCTATGTCAACCCCGGGAAAGACACGTTGGTTCCCTACCACTTTGAATATGACCCTTCCATTCCTGAACCTGCTGCGAAGAGTTATAATCATGGTGGTTCCGGCGGTTGTTTTATCCATACGCCGGAAGAGATTGAAAGGAATACAGGTTTTCAGAGGTTATGGAAGGACAAGACACTGATTAACTACGTGGACAGGAAATGGAGAAAAGAGTATCCGGACAGCTATGAAGATGGTAACAGACACAAATCCATCCTTTCTAGAGCAAAATGGTTGTGTCTGTATGGTGTCTTGTATGATACTGCACTGGAATATCTCATCGGTACATTCGGCAGGCATGGTATCTCTGAGAATGACATTGAAAGTATGGCAGTCAACAACTATAATGCCAACCGTGAAAGCTTTGGTGTCTCAAGGATGGAACTGTATGATAAGAAAGAACGGGGAATAGTGTACAGGAATCAGATGTTGAGGGAGAATACACCGTTCAGATAA
- a CDS encoding fimbrillin family protein, giving the protein MKKFILMTMTATLMAGCSTDEENECTSPPNEYPVEIMASAGVSGIQTRGPINTGQSVTAGFIASASGGDYSTNLWTAAGTFTASTTASATFSLTPAQYYPADGSTVHIKGYYPQGTLSGNTVTFSETDGSNDVMISGEASGNKTTGGALAFTFNHLLTQLQFTFKAGTGFPATGKTVTSITLKNQQTPASLNINDGTVSYNPAGAGITFTGSYAISADPGTTATIYPMVKSGATNVVMDIVAGGVTYPNVTVNLNTETGKAHNIILTFTPKGIIVSAIVTPWVTGGTGASVVQ; this is encoded by the coding sequence ATGAAAAAGTTTATACTAATGACAATGACTGCAACCCTTATGGCAGGTTGCAGTACCGATGAAGAGAATGAATGTACTTCTCCTCCAAACGAATACCCCGTTGAAATCATGGCAAGTGCAGGTGTCTCAGGTATCCAGACAAGAGGCCCGATCAACACCGGCCAATCTGTCACTGCCGGTTTCATAGCTTCTGCAAGCGGCGGAGACTATAGCACCAACTTGTGGACCGCAGCCGGCACCTTTACCGCTTCGACCACAGCCTCCGCCACCTTTTCACTCACCCCCGCGCAATACTACCCCGCTGACGGCAGTACAGTCCATATCAAGGGGTACTATCCCCAAGGAACGCTATCCGGCAACACTGTCACATTCTCGGAAACAGACGGTTCCAATGACGTGATGATTTCAGGCGAAGCCAGCGGGAACAAAACAACAGGCGGAGCACTGGCTTTCACTTTCAACCATCTGCTGACCCAGTTGCAATTCACCTTTAAGGCAGGTACAGGATTTCCCGCTACCGGAAAAACCGTAACCAGTATTACCCTCAAAAACCAGCAGACTCCCGCCTCGCTTAATATCAACGACGGTACCGTCTCTTACAATCCGGCAGGTGCCGGCATCACTTTCACCGGTTCGTATGCCATCAGTGCTGACCCCGGTACTACAGCCACAATCTATCCGATGGTAAAAAGCGGCGCCACGAATGTGGTGATGGACATCGTTGCGGGTGGAGTGACCTATCCTAACGTAACGGTAAACTTAAATACGGAAACAGGAAAGGCCCACAATATCATACTGACTTTTACCCCCAAAGGTATTATAGTCTCCGCGATCGTCACGCCATGGGTTACCGGAGGAACGGGGGCGTCTGTTGTGCAGTAA
- a CDS encoding DUF6850 family outer membrane beta-barrel protein, with product MKKQYMNYMKSCLLVVIACFVSMVGAAQGFSPAAMEQLKTKRLWSHSQNAAGMPFDDIQNYSNVILGYDLQDGNYCRPQEGQKETIVGVSSEGFINLKNAYVWGAFNFAQKNLTDAGYNASIADPFRGMPYYIADQHLSKWRNQYYDLKFRAATPLFGNHWALGLEGNYVATLAAKQRDPRVDTRFYTLELTPGITYRLNNSHKFGASFKYSSIKEDSRMSNVNSYVDQDYYILYGLGTAIKGIGSGVTSNYIGDRFGGALQYNFSMPSFNLLLEGSYDVKAETVQQSYTTPKKIAGVKDKTAHVSLTMIQEGKNYTNYMRTTYTNRNIDGIQYISQRDNSESQSGWVELYNNIRSTYKTQTASLNYALSRNRGNEYSWKAELNVNYTKQDDEYLMPNSVQNAENLSLGLGGKKNFVLGNSLNRRLLIDVHVAYNNNLGGEYVYGGSHADYPTVTELQQGLTNYYTCDYYRIGGSVTYSQQVRENRRMNLFAKVVFDRINTSDYDYDGRTYLSISLGCNF from the coding sequence ATGAAAAAACAATATATGAACTATATGAAAAGCTGCCTGCTGGTAGTGATAGCCTGCTTTGTAAGTATGGTGGGAGCGGCACAGGGTTTCTCTCCTGCCGCTATGGAACAATTGAAAACAAAACGACTATGGTCTCATTCACAGAATGCTGCCGGTATGCCATTCGATGATATTCAGAATTATTCGAATGTTATATTGGGATATGACTTACAGGACGGAAACTATTGCCGTCCGCAAGAGGGGCAGAAAGAGACTATCGTAGGTGTATCCAGTGAAGGCTTTATCAATCTGAAAAATGCATATGTATGGGGAGCATTTAATTTTGCACAAAAAAATCTGACGGATGCCGGATATAATGCCTCCATTGCCGATCCATTCAGGGGAATGCCTTACTATATCGCAGACCAGCACTTAAGTAAATGGAGAAATCAATATTACGATCTGAAGTTTCGTGCAGCTACTCCTTTATTTGGTAATCATTGGGCATTGGGTTTGGAAGGTAATTATGTAGCTACATTAGCTGCCAAACAGCGTGACCCGCGTGTGGATACCCGTTTTTATACGCTGGAACTGACACCGGGGATTACTTACAGGTTGAATAATTCACACAAGTTTGGTGCAAGTTTCAAGTATAGTTCTATCAAGGAAGACTCAAGAATGAGTAATGTCAACTCTTATGTGGATCAAGATTATTATATATTATACGGTTTGGGAACAGCCATAAAAGGAATAGGCAGCGGTGTAACCAGCAATTATATTGGAGACCGTTTCGGTGGAGCTCTCCAGTACAACTTCAGTATGCCGTCTTTCAATTTACTGCTTGAGGGCAGTTACGATGTAAAAGCGGAAACTGTTCAGCAGAGCTATACGACTCCTAAAAAAATAGCCGGTGTAAAAGATAAAACCGCCCATGTTTCTTTAACGATGATTCAGGAAGGAAAGAACTATACCAATTATATGAGAACCACATATACAAACCGCAATATCGATGGTATTCAGTATATTTCTCAACGCGATAACTCTGAATCACAAAGTGGCTGGGTGGAATTATATAATAACATCCGTTCTACGTACAAGACACAAACCGCTTCTCTTAATTATGCATTAAGCAGAAACCGCGGGAATGAATATAGTTGGAAAGCAGAATTAAATGTGAATTATACCAAGCAAGACGATGAATATTTAATGCCTAATTCTGTACAGAATGCAGAAAATTTATCTTTAGGCTTAGGCGGTAAAAAGAATTTTGTGTTAGGAAATAGCTTGAATCGCAGGCTTTTAATAGATGTTCATGTTGCGTATAACAATAATCTGGGAGGTGAATATGTATATGGTGGTAGCCATGCAGACTATCCGACAGTAACCGAATTACAACAAGGGCTGACTAATTATTATACTTGTGATTACTATCGTATTGGCGGGTCGGTTACGTATTCGCAACAAGTCAGAGAAAACAGACGTATGAACTTATTTGCAAAAGTTGTATTCGATCGTATAAATACCTCTGACTATGATTATGATGGGCGTACTTACTTGTCGATAAGTTTAGGATGTAATTTTTAA
- a CDS encoding fimbrillin family protein gives MWKPPHTRSIVNSINDISVGSLGIYEVAESGTSGTFPWTTSPLLNNVAPAGISGNELTFSPPLYYPAGGHKVIFYGYYPRTTATNGTSYITPPGNGTAPTFNFTLTGQEDIMHGASVAGGSYSPGTAIPITFKHKLTQIQLNVSALGTLLSSIKILNVRNTGSMNLETGAVTYGNNTVDITLDKAGLTTTAPVMVPADVPVYLVEVAFMGQLLPRKYLIRPTSGKFLEGVIYTVTL, from the coding sequence TTGTGGAAGCCCCCCCACACAAGGTCCATCGTCAACAGTATCAACGATATCAGTGTCGGTTCTTTGGGAATCTATGAAGTGGCGGAAAGTGGAACTTCCGGTACATTTCCCTGGACAACTTCCCCTTTATTGAACAATGTAGCTCCTGCCGGTATAAGTGGAAATGAACTCACTTTCTCGCCTCCATTATACTATCCGGCAGGAGGGCATAAAGTCATCTTTTACGGTTATTATCCACGTACCACAGCTACGAACGGAACCAGCTACATCACCCCTCCCGGAAACGGGACAGCTCCCACTTTCAATTTCACCCTTACAGGACAGGAGGACATCATGCATGGTGCCAGCGTTGCCGGTGGAAGCTATTCTCCCGGAACGGCCATACCGATTACCTTCAAGCACAAGCTAACGCAAATACAGCTTAATGTCTCGGCTTTGGGTACCCTGCTTTCAAGTATCAAAATTCTAAATGTAAGAAATACCGGCTCCATGAATCTGGAAACTGGTGCGGTTACCTACGGCAACAATACGGTGGACATCACACTTGACAAAGCCGGTCTGACAACCACCGCCCCAGTGATGGTACCAGCCGATGTCCCCGTTTATCTGGTGGAAGTTGCTTTCATGGGACAGCTGCTTCCCCGCAAATATCTGATAAGACCGACATCAGGAAAATTCCTGGAGGGAGTAATCTATACGGTAACACTGTGA